The following nucleotide sequence is from Streptomyces leeuwenhoekii.
GAGCGGCCGGATGACACCCCGGCAGACCGCGGACCACACCAGGCGGTCGGCCCGCCGTCCGCTGAGCGCGTACTCGTGCACCGCGAGGCGGCCGCCCGGCGCCAGCAGCCCGCGTACCGTCCGCAGGACCGCGTCCGGGTCGGCCAGGTTGCGGAAGAGATAGGCGGCGAAGACGGCGTCGAACGGGCCCGACACCCCCGCGCGGCTCAGTTCCTCCGCCGGGGCGTGCACGAAGCGCACCCGGTCCGGCCACGGCTTGGCCCGCGCCCGGCGCAGCATGCCCGCCGAGGCGTCGACCCCGACGATGTCCGCGCCGGGGAGCGTCGCGGCCAGCGCCGCCGTGGACGCGCCGGTGCCGCAGCCCAGGTCCAGCACCCGGCATCCGCTGCCGCCGTCCGGCAGCCCCAGCCGGCGGGCGGAGCGGCGCAACTGGCCGTGGTACCCCGGGTTGAGCGCGACCAGACGGTCGTAGGCGCCGGCGCCGTGATCGAAGGCGTCGGCCAGCGCCGCGTCACGCAGCAAGGTCATCGGTGACTCCTGAACGGGGGTG
It contains:
- a CDS encoding methyltransferase domain-containing protein, whose translation is MTLLRDAALADAFDHGAGAYDRLVALNPGYHGQLRRSARRLGLPDGGSGCRVLDLGCGTGASTAALAATLPGADIVGVDASAGMLRRARAKPWPDRVRFVHAPAEELSRAGVSGPFDAVFAAYLFRNLADPDAVLRTVRGLLAPGGRLAVHEYALSGRRADRLVWSAVCRGVIRPLGTATGDRALYRHLGRSVATFDTAPAFAARLGRAGFDRVRVLPLPGWQTGITHTFLARRPPQRPGGAR